One region of Triticum aestivum cultivar Chinese Spring chromosome 6B, IWGSC CS RefSeq v2.1, whole genome shotgun sequence genomic DNA includes:
- the LOC123136458 gene encoding auxin response factor 6: protein MNLSPSAAAGGGLPDQPASPEVSEEHKCLNSELWHACAGPLVSLPAVGSRVLYFPQGHSEQVSASTNKEMESQIPNYPNLPAQLICQLHNVTMHADAETDEVYAQMTLQPLSPQELKDPFLPAELGNASKQPTNYFCKTLTASDTSTHGGFSVPRRAAEKVFPPLDFTQQPPAQELMAKDLHGNEWKFRHIFRGQPKRHLLTTGWSIFISAKRLVAGDSVLFIWNDNNQLLLGIRRANRSQTVMPSSVLSSDSMHIGLLAAAAHAASTNSRFTIFYNPRASPSEFVIPLAKYVKAVYHTRISVGMRFRMLFETEESSVRRYMGTITGISDLDPARWPNSHWRSVKVGWDESTAGERQPRVSLWEIEPLTTYPMYSSPFPMRLKRPWPTGLPSLYGGKEDDLTSSLMWLRDGANPGFQSFNFGGLGMSPWMQPRMDSSLLGLQPDMYHAMSAAAFQNTTKQVSPTLLQFQQPQNIAGRSALLSSQILQQVQPQFQEMHHQNINDSAIQGHNQPEYLQQQLQRCQSFNGQKSPLPQQQESHHQHQQQQSQCMQTPQHQQMQEQKHSPDFQCVPNGLSVFSQLSSTNQSPPSTLQTVSAFSQQQNLQDRNISSLSPSNIPSMHDTLRPFPSEAGSNLQGVPRTTPLPVSDPWSSKRVAMESVIPSSSHVNSSHIQQLDSAPSNIPQSSSLAPLPGRECLVDQDGNSDNQNHLLFGVNIDSQSLLMQGGIPSLQEDNGCIASLQDDNDSSTIPYSTCNFLSPSQNDFPLNEALASSGCLDESGYASFSENSDHVNQSTAAFVKVYKSGTFGRLLDITKFSSYHELRSEVGHLFGLEGQLEDPARSGWQLVFVDREDDILLVGDDPWQEFVNSVSCIKILTPQEVQQMGKQGIDLLSSAPARMLGNSCDNYAGRQESRSLSTVIASVGSVEF, encoded by the exons ATGAATCtctcgccgtccgccgccgccggcggtggcCTGCCAGATCAGCCGGCATCGCCGGAAG TATCAGAAGAGCACAAGTGCCTAAACTCAGAGTTGTGGCACGCCTGTGCCGGCCCCCTCGTTTCTTTGCCTGCGGTCGGCAGTCGGGTGTTGTATTTTCCTCAAGGTCATAGTGAGCAG GTATCGGCATCAACAAACAAGGAAATGGAGTCTCAGATCCCCAACTATCCGAACCTGCCTGCACAGCTTATATGCCAACTGCATAATGTGACCATGCAC GCTGATGCAGAGACAGACGAGGTCTATGCACAAATGACGTTACAGCCACTCAGCCCA CAAGAACTCAAGGACCCATTTCTACCTGCTGAGTTGGGCAATGCTAGCAAACAACCAACGAATTATTTTTGCAAAACATTAACTGCAAGTGACACCAGTACCCATGGTGGATTCTCTGTTCCCCGCCGAGCTGCGGAGAAGGTGTTTCCTCCGCTG GATTTCACTCAGCAGCCTCCAGCACAGGAGTTGATGGCAAAAGACCTTCATGGCAATGAGTGGAAATTCCGTCATATCTTTCGAG GTCAACCAAAGCGGCATCTTCTGACGACAGGTTGGAGCATCTTTATAAGTGCGAAGAGACTGGTTGCTGGAGACTCTGTCCTATTTATCTG GAATGACAACAACCAGCTGCTTCTTGGAATACGTCGAGCAAATAGATCGCAAACGGTTATGCCATCATCAGTATTGTCTAGTGACAGCATGCATATTGGTCTTCTTGCTGCAGCTGCTCATGCTGCATCAACAAATAGCCGGTTCACTATTTTCTATAATCCAAG AGCAAGCCCTTCAGAGTTTGTCATACCATTGGCTAAGTATGTAAAGGCTGTGTACCATACCCGTATATCTGTGGGCATGCGTTTCCGGATGCTTTTCGAGACAGAAGAATCCAGTGTCAGGCG ATACATGGGAACAATTACAGGAATAAGTGACCTTGATCCTGCTCGTTGGCCGAACTCACACTGGCGTTCTGTTAAG GTTGGATGGGATGAGTCAACTGCTGGAGAGAGGCAACCAAGGGTGTCTCTATGGGAGATTGAGCCTCTGACGACTTACCCGATGTATTCATCTCCTTTCCCTATGCGACTGAAGCGGCCTTGGCCAACAGGATTGCCTTCCTTATATG GTGGAAAGGAGGATGACTTGACCTCTTCTCTCATGTGGCTTCGAGATGGAGCAAACCCAGGTTTCCAGTCATTCAATTTTGGTGGACTTGGTATGAGTCCTTGGATGCAGCCAAGGATGGATAGTTCCCTACTTGGTCTGCAACCTGACATGTACCATGCAATGTCAGCAGCAGCTTTTCAGAACACGACGAAGCAAGTATCGCCTACACTGCTGCAGTTCCAGCAGCCTCAGAACATTGCTGGTAGATCTGCTCTTCTATCGAGTCAGATTCTGCAGCAAGTGCAGCCTCAGTTTCAGGAGATGCACCACCAAAACATCAATGACAGTGCAATCCAAGGCCATAATCAGCCTGAGTACCTCCAGCAACAGCTTCAGCGCTGCCAATCCTTTAATGGGCAGAAATCGCCGCTGCCGCAGCAGCAAGAATCACACCACCAGCACCAGCAGCAACAGTCACAGTGCATGCAAACACCACAACATCAACAAATGCAAGAACAGAAGCACTCGCCTGACTTTCAGTGTGTACCAAATGGGTTGTCGGTTTTCTCCCAGCTTTCCTCCACCAATCAGTCTCCACCTTCCACATTGCAGACAGTTTCAGCGTTCTCACAGCAGCAGAACCTTCAAGACAGAAATATCAGCTCTCTTTCTCCATCGAATATCCCGTCCATGCATGACACATTGAGACCATTTCCTTCAGAAGCAGGTTCGAACCTCCAAGGCGTGCCAAGAACCACCCCTTTGCCTGTCTCTGACCCATGGTCATCTAAGCGGGTTGCAATGGAGTCTGTGATCCCTTCTAGCTCGCATGTTAACTCGTCGCATATACAACAGTTGGATTCAGCGCCTTCTAATATACCACAAAGCTCCTCATTAGCACCATTGCCTGGAAGAGAGTGCTTGGTGGATCAAGATGGGAATTCTGATAATCAAAATCACCTCTTATTTGGTGTTAATATAGACTCTCAGTCACTTCTAATGCAAGGTGGCATTCCCAGCCTTCAGGAGGACAATGGTTGCATTGCAAGCCTTCAGGACGACAATGATTCGAGCACGATTCCATATTCCACGTGCAATTTCCTGAGCCCTTCTCAAAATGATTTTCCGTTGAATGAAGCACTAGCTAGTTCAGGCTGCTTAGATGAATCAGGATATGCGTCATTTTCGGAAAATTCTGATCATGTAAATCAATCGACTGCAGCGTTCGTGAAG GTTTACAAATCTGGAACCTTTGGAAGGTTGCTGGACATCACTAAGTTTAGCAGCTACCATGAACTTCGTAGTGAGGTAGGGCACCTATTTGGCCTCGAGGGCCAGTTGGAGGACCCTGCAAGATCAGGCTGGCAGCTTGTATTTGTTGACCGAGAGGATGATATCCTTCTAGTTGGCGATGATCCGTGGCA GGAATTCGTGAACAGCGTATCTTGCATAAAGATACTTACGCCACAGGAGGTGCAGCAGATGGGAAAGCAGGGCATCGACCTCCTGAGCTCGGCTCCTGCGAGGATGCTCGGCAACAGTTGTGATAACTACGCTGGCAGGCAGGAATCGAGAAGCCTGAGCACCGTAATTGCGTCGGTGGGTTCTGTCGAGTTCTGA